In Vibrio marisflavi CECT 7928, the following are encoded in one genomic region:
- a CDS encoding C45 family autoproteolytic acyltransferase/hydolase — MTTQHTQNIPQLTIKGDHFQIGFQLGQFFKSAIHERLLNNKELNTLIESWSSSPEFDSLKIAAKQFSTGYFDEVRGLSEGAGVPFDTIFMWNCRGDFAFPSQQGDGLPVNGCTTLFLPKSESESAYIAHNEDGDIEFLGQCAWVTVIPKHGNMFKSFVYPGLIAGNAISVNEKGLVQTINNIRAFDCKAGIPRQFISRAILDANSLVEAIELLQRKDRASGYHHGLAQAGENYLFSVETSGGECEVIRLESHQFYGHANHLKSAGLKDLPNTKTDSSLYREKRMTELFESLSSHSGEQITEVLFDQEAASGNTLYRQGDSGGEYAQTLTTGIFEIKDNSVNITLHFSPEDTFTISDTITVTR, encoded by the coding sequence ATGACAACACAGCATACGCAAAATATCCCTCAACTAACAATAAAAGGCGATCATTTTCAGATAGGTTTTCAACTTGGCCAGTTTTTTAAATCAGCTATTCATGAACGCCTATTAAATAATAAAGAACTTAACACTCTTATTGAAAGTTGGAGTAGTAGTCCCGAGTTTGATTCGTTAAAAATTGCAGCGAAGCAGTTTTCTACAGGCTATTTTGATGAGGTTAGGGGGCTTAGCGAAGGCGCAGGTGTTCCATTTGATACTATCTTCATGTGGAATTGTCGCGGTGATTTTGCTTTTCCATCACAACAAGGGGATGGGCTTCCAGTCAACGGTTGCACAACTCTTTTCCTACCAAAAAGCGAATCAGAAAGTGCGTATATTGCACATAACGAAGATGGAGACATCGAGTTCTTAGGTCAGTGCGCGTGGGTTACTGTTATACCTAAGCATGGAAACATGTTTAAAAGTTTTGTATATCCGGGTTTAATCGCAGGCAACGCAATTTCAGTGAACGAAAAAGGGCTAGTTCAAACTATTAACAATATTCGCGCTTTTGATTGCAAAGCAGGGATACCTCGACAGTTCATTTCTAGAGCGATTCTTGATGCAAACTCACTTGTAGAAGCAATAGAGTTATTGCAGCGTAAAGACAGAGCTTCAGGTTACCATCATGGCTTAGCTCAGGCTGGTGAAAATTATCTGTTTAGTGTTGAAACGTCTGGTGGGGAGTGCGAAGTTATACGACTAGAAAGTCATCAATTTTATGGGCATGCCAATCACCTCAAATCTGCGGGGTTAAAAGATCTTCCGAACACAAAAACGGACTCTTCATTGTACCGTGAGAAGAGAATGACTGAGCTGTTTGAATCACTTTCTTCTCATTCGGGTGAGCAAATTACTGAAGTGCTGTTTGATCAGGAAGCGGCCAGCGGCAACACTTTGTATCGTCAAGGTGACTCTGGTGGGGAATATGCGCAGACCTTAACAACGGGTATTTTCGAGATAAAAGATAACTCAGTGAATATCACGTTACATTTCTCTCCAGAAGATACATTTACTATCTCTGATACCATTACAGTCACTCGTTAG
- the mtnK gene encoding S-methyl-5-thioribose kinase has translation MQKAAQDKYLPKTNETLPHYISEKLPAHIQLGGEPSNWSVKEVGDGNLNLVFIVAGTEKTIVVKQALPYVRAAGESWKLSTKRAFFEYNILALEARFAGQDLVPEVYFYDEEQALCAMEYLSPHIILRKELMAGKQFPNLAEDIGRFLARSLFFTSDLGMNAEEKKALVSKFVVNDELCKITEDLIFTEPYYDAELNDWTSPQLDEDVKKVWQDEEMIQVAMRYKYKFMTEAQALLHGDLHSGSIMVADSDTKVIDPEFGFMGPMAFDIGNYIGNLFLAYFSRPGWQSEEEECSLSQNWLLEQVSKTWQVFVAQFTQLWADKAQGEAYPVAIYQQGLGQAALTRAQQSFFETLLEDTLVNAGLEINRRIIGFAGVADFKEIADADLRAECERSALKLARELIVNARQYEDLQSVARYVQHCNKS, from the coding sequence ATGCAAAAGGCCGCTCAAGATAAATACCTACCTAAAACGAATGAAACTCTTCCTCACTACATTTCTGAAAAATTACCTGCTCATATCCAATTAGGCGGTGAACCAAGCAATTGGTCTGTTAAAGAAGTCGGTGATGGTAATTTAAATCTTGTGTTTATTGTTGCAGGAACGGAAAAGACAATTGTAGTAAAGCAAGCACTTCCATACGTTCGCGCCGCGGGTGAGAGCTGGAAACTCTCGACGAAGAGAGCATTTTTTGAATACAACATATTGGCTCTTGAGGCTCGCTTTGCAGGTCAAGACTTAGTGCCGGAAGTGTACTTTTACGACGAGGAGCAGGCGTTATGTGCAATGGAGTATTTAAGCCCGCATATTATCCTTCGCAAGGAGTTGATGGCGGGAAAACAGTTTCCTAATCTGGCTGAAGACATTGGTCGATTTCTCGCGAGAAGCTTGTTTTTCACATCCGATTTAGGGATGAACGCAGAAGAAAAGAAAGCGCTAGTGTCGAAATTCGTAGTTAATGACGAGCTTTGCAAGATCACTGAAGACTTGATTTTCACTGAGCCGTATTATGACGCGGAGTTAAATGACTGGACTTCACCTCAGCTGGATGAGGATGTGAAAAAAGTATGGCAAGACGAAGAGATGATTCAAGTTGCCATGCGTTACAAGTACAAATTTATGACCGAAGCTCAAGCACTATTGCACGGAGATTTGCACTCTGGTTCTATTATGGTTGCGGATTCTGATACTAAGGTGATTGACCCCGAGTTTGGTTTTATGGGGCCGATGGCTTTTGATATTGGTAATTATATCGGCAACTTGTTCTTAGCATATTTTTCAAGACCGGGTTGGCAGAGTGAGGAAGAGGAATGCAGCCTAAGTCAAAATTGGTTGCTAGAACAGGTATCAAAAACGTGGCAAGTTTTTGTCGCTCAGTTTACCCAGTTGTGGGCGGATAAAGCGCAAGGTGAGGCATACCCCGTTGCTATCTATCAACAAGGGTTAGGTCAAGCCGCTTTAACAAGAGCGCAGCAATCCTTCTTTGAGACGCTGCTCGAAGATACCCTTGTTAATGCGGGTCTAGAAATTAACCGTCGCATTATTGGCTTTGCTGGTGTGGCGGACTTTAAAGAAATTGCAGACGCGGATTTAAGGGCTGAGTGCGAGCGCAGCGCATTGAAATTGGCACGCGAGTTGATCGTGAATGCTCGACAATACGAAGACTTACAATCCGTTGCTCGCTATGTACAGCACTGCAATAAATCTTAG
- the mtnA gene encoding S-methyl-5-thioribose-1-phosphate isomerase, with protein MEINGKHYRSVWLADDGTTVEILDQTKLPYELEIIQLTSMQLAATAIRDMWVRGAPLIGAVAAYGVALGMKHDPSDEHLQKCYDELIETRPTAINLKWALDRAFSLLQGTPTEQREKVAYTLAEEVADEDVKLCESIGDHGLELIKEIASKKPQGSVVNILTHCNAGWLATVDWGTAISPIYKAHEAGIKVHVWVDETRPRNQGLLTAFELSSHGVPHTLIADNAGGHLMQHGEVDLCIVGTDRTTAQGDVCNKIGTYLKALAAYDNNVPFYVALPSPTIDWTINDGLKEIPIEQRAGHEQSHVFGLDENGTRREVNTAPKGTECGNYAFDVTPAKYVTGLITERGVCDANHDALATMFSDLL; from the coding sequence ATGGAAATCAATGGAAAGCATTATCGCAGCGTTTGGCTAGCAGATGACGGTACAACTGTCGAAATACTCGATCAAACTAAACTTCCTTATGAGTTGGAAATTATCCAGCTAACATCGATGCAGTTGGCAGCTACAGCAATTCGAGATATGTGGGTTCGTGGTGCGCCATTAATTGGCGCTGTGGCTGCCTATGGCGTGGCATTGGGAATGAAGCATGATCCAAGTGATGAGCACTTGCAGAAGTGTTATGACGAGTTAATTGAAACTCGCCCAACAGCCATCAATTTGAAGTGGGCGCTAGACCGTGCGTTCTCTTTGTTGCAGGGCACTCCGACAGAGCAAAGAGAAAAAGTAGCATACACGTTAGCGGAAGAAGTTGCCGATGAAGATGTCAAACTATGTGAAAGTATTGGCGATCATGGACTAGAGCTTATTAAAGAGATAGCGAGCAAAAAGCCACAAGGTTCAGTAGTGAATATTCTTACGCACTGCAATGCGGGCTGGCTTGCGACGGTTGATTGGGGAACGGCTATTTCTCCTATTTATAAAGCTCACGAAGCTGGGATAAAAGTGCACGTGTGGGTGGATGAAACTCGGCCCCGTAACCAAGGACTTTTGACGGCATTTGAGCTCAGCTCTCACGGTGTGCCTCATACACTAATCGCCGATAATGCGGGTGGTCACTTAATGCAGCATGGTGAAGTCGATTTGTGCATTGTGGGTACTGACCGAACTACTGCCCAAGGTGATGTATGCAATAAAATTGGCACCTACCTTAAAGCTCTTGCAGCCTATGACAATAATGTGCCTTTTTATGTTGCACTACCGTCTCCAACTATTGACTGGACTATCAATGATGGCCTCAAAGAGATACCCATTGAGCAGAGAGCTGGACACGAACAATCCCACGTATTTGGCCTAGATGAAAATGGAACTAGAAGAGAAGTAAACACTGCACCAAAAGGAACAGAATGCGGCAACTACGCATTCGATGTCACTCCTGCAAAGTATGTCACTGGGCTTATCACTGAACGCGGTGTTTGCGATGCCAATCATGATGCGCTAGCGACTATGTTTTCTGATTTACTTTAG